A part of Sinorhizobium chiapasense genomic DNA contains:
- a CDS encoding PAS domain-containing hybrid sensor histidine kinase/response regulator, whose product MLSGSVIFASAFAYLLLLFAVASYGDRRARRNSAASKGRPLVYALSLAIYCTSWTYFGGVGLAAERGLEFTGIYIGPILMFTLGMPLVRRIIQLAKTERLTSVADFMAARYGKNPAVAAIVALISLVGAIPYIALQLKAVSSSVAAMINTSDYGIGAGQTFIDLPLLVTLFLACFAIVFGTRHTDATEHQDGLILAISMESLVKLVAMLTIGAYVVFVLFDGPANLWAQAQQSPAVLAALEYRTPPARWILLIALSAFAIIMLPRQFHVTVVENRTETELRTAGVLFPLYLIAINLFVLPIAIAGILTFSGSGDADLYLLKLPLAGEVPLLSLTTFIGGFSAATAMVIVASVALSIMISNDIVMPVFLRRRLGSRGALQEDMAGTLLNIRRTAIFVVLLLGYAYYRSADISAGLASLGLLSFVAVSQMAPALLGGLVWRQANARGAITGMVCGFLVWAYLLFLPSLGGPDNSHVATTILSFLLPFTDLFSGPDADPLVNATALSLFVNMTTYVLASLTRTPKPLERFQAGVFITRRSRTEGTFRGRKTKVTVRDLKTTIARYMGEERMQRSFHTYEQQSGRWLDENGSADMALIHFSEQLLGSAIGSSSARLVLSLVLQRMDDASSDTAWLLDQASEALQYNQDMLQTALSQMDQGIAVFDNANNLIIWNRRFRHLLDLPEAAGQVGFPLADIVEILTRRGDIRKDQEKALIANFLTLDKPFLLELANGERIIEVRTNAMPDKGIVTTYTDITQRVAADMALKQANETLELRVTERTGELTRVNRELAEARAAAEEANIGKTRFFAAAGHDILQPLNAARLYSSSLVERLGDSDNSTLVQNIDSSLESVEAILGAVLDISRLDTGAMKPRLQSVPLNELLRRIETDFAPMARAKGLELTVMPTSLVVRSDPNLLRRVVQNLVSNAIKYTLTGKVLVGVRRRGRTATIEVLDSGIGIPPSKFRTVFKEFARLDEGARTASGLGLGLSIVDRISRVLTHPVSLQSKHGKGTGFKVTVPLEASVSERAKPRDVAAAKTHDALTGLSVICIDNEPKILDGMALLLGGWGCNVTTVESLAGCSEMGPGHQAKRPDAIIADYHLGDGTGIEAIARIRALWEESIPALLVTADRSPEVRGSAERDGVALQNKPVRPAAMRAWLTQLSIAGKAAAE is encoded by the coding sequence ATGCTTTCGGGTTCTGTAATTTTCGCCTCTGCCTTCGCCTATCTGCTGCTGCTCTTCGCAGTCGCAAGCTATGGCGACCGGCGAGCCAGGAGAAACAGCGCTGCCAGCAAGGGCAGGCCGCTGGTCTATGCGCTCAGCCTCGCAATCTACTGCACGTCCTGGACCTATTTCGGCGGCGTGGGACTGGCGGCCGAACGCGGGCTCGAGTTCACCGGCATCTACATCGGACCGATCCTGATGTTCACGCTCGGCATGCCGCTGGTCCGCCGCATCATCCAGCTCGCCAAGACCGAAAGGCTGACATCCGTCGCCGATTTCATGGCGGCACGCTACGGCAAGAACCCCGCCGTCGCCGCAATCGTCGCATTGATTTCACTGGTCGGAGCCATTCCTTACATCGCCCTCCAGCTCAAGGCGGTCTCGAGTTCGGTCGCCGCTATGATCAATACGAGCGACTACGGCATCGGTGCCGGGCAGACTTTCATCGATCTGCCGCTGCTCGTGACACTTTTCCTCGCCTGCTTCGCGATTGTCTTCGGGACGCGCCATACGGATGCGACCGAGCACCAGGACGGCCTGATCCTCGCGATCTCCATGGAATCGCTCGTGAAGCTGGTGGCGATGCTCACGATCGGCGCCTACGTCGTCTTCGTCCTGTTCGATGGCCCCGCGAACCTGTGGGCGCAAGCCCAGCAAAGTCCTGCGGTCCTCGCCGCCCTCGAATACCGCACGCCGCCGGCGCGGTGGATCCTGCTGATCGCGCTTTCGGCCTTCGCTATCATCATGCTGCCGCGGCAATTCCACGTAACCGTGGTCGAGAACCGCACCGAAACCGAGTTGCGCACTGCGGGTGTTCTCTTTCCGCTTTATCTGATCGCAATCAACCTCTTCGTACTGCCGATCGCCATCGCAGGCATTCTGACCTTCTCGGGCTCCGGCGACGCCGACCTCTACTTGCTGAAGCTGCCGCTTGCCGGCGAAGTCCCGCTGCTTTCGCTGACGACGTTCATCGGCGGCTTTTCCGCGGCAACCGCCATGGTCATCGTCGCATCGGTTGCGCTGTCGATCATGATTTCCAACGACATCGTCATGCCGGTGTTCCTGCGCCGGCGGCTCGGCTCGCGTGGGGCACTCCAGGAGGACATGGCGGGGACGCTGCTCAACATTCGCCGGACCGCGATCTTCGTCGTCCTTCTGCTCGGCTATGCCTATTATCGCTCGGCCGATATCAGTGCAGGCCTCGCGTCGCTTGGGCTGCTGTCCTTCGTCGCTGTATCGCAGATGGCGCCCGCGCTTCTCGGCGGTCTTGTGTGGCGGCAGGCCAATGCCCGCGGCGCGATCACCGGAATGGTCTGCGGCTTTCTCGTCTGGGCCTATCTCCTGTTCCTGCCAAGCCTCGGCGGGCCTGATAATTCACACGTGGCGACGACCATCCTCAGCTTTCTTCTGCCGTTCACTGATCTCTTTTCGGGACCGGACGCCGATCCTCTGGTCAACGCCACAGCGCTGAGCCTTTTCGTCAACATGACGACCTACGTGCTCGCGTCGCTGACCCGGACACCAAAGCCGCTGGAACGCTTCCAGGCCGGCGTGTTCATCACGCGTCGTTCGCGCACGGAAGGAACATTCCGCGGGCGCAAGACCAAGGTCACCGTGCGCGACCTCAAGACGACGATCGCCCGCTACATGGGCGAGGAACGCATGCAGCGCTCGTTCCACACTTATGAGCAGCAATCCGGACGCTGGCTCGACGAAAATGGGTCGGCCGACATGGCGCTCATTCATTTCTCCGAACAATTGCTCGGCAGCGCCATCGGCTCATCTTCGGCCCGCCTCGTGCTATCGCTCGTGCTGCAGCGGATGGACGACGCCTCGTCGGATACGGCCTGGTTGCTCGATCAGGCGAGCGAGGCCTTGCAATATAACCAGGACATGTTGCAAACGGCGCTCTCGCAGATGGACCAGGGCATCGCCGTCTTCGACAATGCCAACAACCTGATCATCTGGAACCGCCGCTTCAGGCACTTGCTCGATCTGCCCGAAGCCGCCGGCCAGGTCGGCTTCCCGCTCGCCGATATCGTCGAGATCCTGACGAGACGCGGCGATATCCGCAAGGATCAGGAGAAGGCGCTGATCGCCAATTTCCTGACGCTCGACAAGCCCTTCCTGCTCGAACTCGCCAATGGCGAACGCATCATAGAAGTCAGAACCAATGCGATGCCGGACAAGGGCATCGTCACCACCTATACCGACATCACGCAGCGCGTCGCAGCCGACATGGCTCTGAAACAAGCCAACGAGACGCTGGAACTGCGCGTCACCGAACGGACGGGAGAACTGACGCGCGTCAACCGGGAGCTCGCCGAAGCGCGGGCGGCAGCGGAGGAAGCCAACATCGGCAAGACCCGCTTCTTCGCCGCCGCCGGGCACGACATCCTGCAGCCATTGAACGCGGCGCGCCTTTACTCCTCGTCGCTCGTCGAGCGCCTCGGCGATTCCGATAACAGTACGCTCGTCCAGAACATCGATTCCTCGCTGGAATCGGTGGAAGCCATTCTCGGCGCGGTGCTCGATATCTCCCGGCTCGACACCGGGGCGATGAAGCCACGCCTGCAATCGGTGCCGCTCAACGAATTGCTCCGGCGCATCGAGACGGATTTCGCCCCAATGGCGCGGGCAAAGGGTCTCGAACTCACAGTCATGCCGACATCACTCGTCGTGCGCAGCGATCCGAACCTTCTGCGGCGGGTCGTCCAGAATCTCGTCTCGAACGCCATCAAGTACACGCTGACGGGCAAGGTGCTTGTCGGGGTGCGCCGGCGCGGCCGGACCGCGACGATCGAGGTGCTCGATTCCGGTATCGGGATTCCCCCCTCGAAATTCCGCACCGTCTTCAAGGAGTTCGCACGCCTCGACGAGGGGGCGCGGACGGCCTCCGGGCTCGGGCTCGGCCTCTCGATCGTCGACCGTATCTCGCGCGTCCTCACGCACCCGGTCAGCCTTCAGTCGAAGCATGGCAAAGGTACGGGCTTCAAGGTCACGGTGCCGCTCGAGGCAAGCGTCAGCGAACGTGCCAAACCGCGAGATGTCGCGGCCGCGAAGACGCATGACGCGCTGACCGGCCTGAGCGTCATCTGCATCGACAATGAGCCGAAGATTCTCGACGGCATGGCACTGCTGCTTGGAGGTTGGGGCTGCAACGTCACCACGGTGGAATCGCTTGCCGGCTGTTCGGAAATGGGCCCCGGCCATCAGGCGAAGAGACCCGATGCGATCATCGCCGACTATCATCTCGGCGACGGCACCGGCATCGAAGCGATTGCCCGCATCCGCGCGCTTTGGGAGGAAAGCATTCCGGCCCTGCTGGTGACGGCCGACCGCTCGCCGGAGGTGCGCGGCTCCGCCGAACGCGACGGGGTCGCCCTGCAAAACAAGCCAGTACGTCCGGCAGCCATGCGCGCATGGTTGACCCAGCTCTCTATTGCGGGGAAGGCGGCTGCGGAATAA
- the mscL gene encoding large conductance mechanosensitive channel protein MscL, translating into MLNEFKEFIARGNVMDLAVGVIIGAAFSKIVDSVVNDLAMPIVGAITGGGFDFSNYFLPLSANVTAPALAAARQQGAVFAYGNFITVLINFLILAWVIFLMIKVVNRVRASVETKKEAAPAAPPQDIVLLSEIRDLLKQRA; encoded by the coding sequence ATGCTGAACGAATTCAAGGAGTTTATTGCCCGCGGCAACGTCATGGATCTTGCGGTCGGCGTCATCATTGGCGCCGCCTTCAGTAAGATCGTCGACTCGGTCGTCAACGACCTCGCGATGCCGATCGTCGGCGCCATTACCGGCGGCGGCTTCGACTTCTCGAACTATTTCCTTCCGCTTTCCGCAAACGTCACCGCACCCGCGCTTGCGGCGGCGCGTCAGCAGGGCGCCGTGTTCGCCTATGGCAATTTCATCACCGTGCTCATCAATTTCCTGATTCTTGCCTGGGTCATCTTCCTGATGATCAAGGTCGTGAACCGGGTGCGCGCTTCGGTCGAAACGAAAAAGGAAGCGGCGCCTGCAGCCCCGCCGCAGGATATCGTGCTTCTTTCCGAGATTCGCGACCTGTTGAAACAGCGCGCCTGA